A single genomic interval of Notolabrus celidotus isolate fNotCel1 chromosome 13, fNotCel1.pri, whole genome shotgun sequence harbors:
- the LOC117824414 gene encoding uncharacterized protein LOC117824414, whose product MGAILNSPAIKFGDSEVFDSFALSIQSLVGTLGTLEGPNGYKLRCGSHVDRLLSKMPPSYRDGFIEYCLSRGILQTGSDLTYTLPDLAAWIQMKSQAKRLSSRAAALYQCDVPRPVKKDQRVTHQKEKTTTILLNTGEVPKTPEPAHFKSTFKSKPYCPYCDNKEHFLNACDEFKKLSTSQVVKWIRDGKRCWKCGRNHDAEACNLKRPCKTCKEQHLTILHDSAHQMQTSVQMVNTPPIRVYLDRPNQPQQIMLKVVKVILSNGDQTLEMYAVLDDGLERSIILPQAVHYLNLSKQPETLNIWTVQQSVEQLHGSSVSFDVSPLCTPSQKYRIHRAFTAEGLSLAEHSYPVAALQKRYKHLHGLPVLPINHAQPLLLIGSDMPHLLIPIQLYSAQL is encoded by the coding sequence ATGGGAGCCATTCTCAACTCACCTGCCATCAAGTTTGGCGACTCCGAAGTCTTTGACTCTTTCGCCCTGTCCATTCAATCTCTGGTGGGTACGTTAGGGACCCTGGAGGGGCCAAATGGATACAAGTTGAGATGTGGATCCCATGTTGACCGACTTCTGAGCAAAATGCCTCCTTCATATAGGGATGGATTCATCGAATACTGTCTGAGCCGTGGCATTCTTCAGACAGGGTCAGATCTCACCTACACCCTGCCTGACCTGGCAGCTTGGATTCAGATGAAGTCACAAGCAAAGCGTCTCTCAAGCCGAGCTGCAGCGCTCTATCAGTGTGATGTACCCAGGCCAGTGAAGAAAGACCAACGTGTCACTCACCAGAAAGAGAAGACCACTACCATCCTTCTTAACACCGGGGAAGTCCCTAAAACTCCAGAACCTGCTCACTTCAAGTCTACTTTCAAGTCCAAGCCATATTGTCCCTATTGTGACAACAAGGAGCACTTCTTGAATGCCTGTGACGAATTCAAGAAGTTGTCCACCAGTCAAGTAGTGAAGTGGATCAGAGATGGGAAACGGTGTTGGAAGTGTGGCCGTAACCATGATGCCGAAGCATGTAACCTCAAGCGTCCCTGTAAGACATGTAAAGAACAGCATCTTACTATACTGCATGACTCTGCACATCAGATGCAAACCAGCGTCCAAATGGTGAATACTCCACCCATTCGAGTCTATCTTGACCGTCCCAACCAACCACAACAGATCATGTTGAAGGTGGTCAAGGTCATTCTAAGTAATGGAGACCAAACCTTAGAGATGTATGCCGTGTTGGATGATGGCTTGGAACGCAGTATCATCCTCCCTCAAGCTGTGCACTACTTGAACCTTTCGAAGCAGCCTGAGACTCTCAACATATGGACAGTACAGCAGAGTGTCGAACAACTTCATGGCAGCTCCGTCTCCTTTGATGTTTCTCCACTGTGTACGCCATCCCAGAAGTATCGGATTCACCGGGCTTTCACCGCTGAAGGCCTCAGCCTTGCCGAACATTCTTACCCTGTGGCTGCACTACAGAAACGTTACAAGCACCTCCACGGTTTGCCAGTATTGCCCATCAACCATGCCCAGCCACTGCTTTTAATTGGTTCAGATATGCCGCACCTCCTAATTCCGATACAGCTCTATTCCGCGCAACTGTAG